A window of Polyodon spathula isolate WHYD16114869_AA chromosome 22, ASM1765450v1, whole genome shotgun sequence contains these coding sequences:
- the LOC121296830 gene encoding group 3 secretory phospholipase A2-like isoform X2, whose translation MPTRKLLLLVIVVFTSAAAERQNVVYLEAARSKFTFCHLTRTASSKTGLRYLNFLSREDGGHSEALVLYQSTWDNSHRLQECVSTDDQVLTKTYLSYCQESLQTNSTFTNGPEILQDARSLVEPISPCVSSALPEDGTEPARRERRAAAAGESLPEERSVDLNPRSGDTARRKKRSWIVPGTLWCGRGTAAQNFTELGIFDQADLCCREHDHCKETISAFKIKYGIFNHHLYTLSHCECDQRFRQCLFGVNDTIANLVGYGFFNVIKVSCFVFQPKVQCTQLYWWGGCKKKQKAPFAVLRPATPYNATHPAEEETDMGWRPKPKSELGIRGSQGASPKTSRTTVSPSGGKQACKPPRRTAPGHKSQSCNCYKRLDQCKHKISPHEERFQLQNTEAKTLYHCDCTRRLAQRLRRMREPNAVESLLYSFVSLSCFDLREREECDQEGRCTMQQTAVLSRARHLRKVLKTRRSAEGRELVEGAPKVKRRATSTSRPVPLYVRCLKMVDSRLKPELLTGQPRNDTTTDWNISKGSSY comes from the exons ATGCCAACAAGAAAACTGCTGTTGCTTGTAATCGTGGTGTTCACCAGCGCAGCAGCAGAAAGACAGAATGTCGTCTACTTGGAGGCTGCAAGGAGTAAGTTCACTTTCTGCCACCTGACACGGACCGCGTCCTCCAAAACCGGTCTCAGATACCTCAACTTCCTGAGCCGAGAAGACGGGGGGCACTCTGAGGCGCTTGTACTATACCAGAGTACCTGGGACAATTCTCACCGGCTCCAGGAGTGCGTCAGCACCGATGACCAGGTCCTCACGAAGACCTATCTTTCTTACTGCCAAGAGAGTCTCCAGACGAACTCCACTTTCACAAACGGACCGGAGATCCTGCAGGACGCCCGTTCTCTGGTTGAACCCATCAGCCCGTGTGTCAGCAGTGCTTTGCCAGAGGATGGCACTGAACCAGCCCGGCGAGAGAGGAGGGCTGCGGCGGCTGGAGAATCGCTCCCTGAGGAGAGGTCCGTGGATTTAAATCCCAGGAGTGGAGACACAGCGCGGAGGAAAAAGCGATCGTGGATCGTACCCGGGACTCTTTGGTGTGGAAGAGGAACTGCAGCGCAAAACTTCACGGAATTAG GGATCTTTGACCAGGCAGACCTGTGCTGCAGAGAACACGACCACTGTAAAGAGACGATAtcagcattcaaaataaaatatgggATCTTCAACCATCACCTGTACACTCTGTCCCACTGCGAGTGTGACCAAAGATTCAGACAGTGCTTGTTTGGTGTGAATGATACCATTGCTAATCTGGTTGGGTATGGCTTCTTCAACGTCATTAAGGTTTCCTGCTTCGTCTTCCAACCCAAAGTACAGTGCACCCAGCTGTACTGGTGGGGCGG GTGtaagaaaaaacagaaagcacCTTTTGCCGTCCTCCGTCCTGCCACACCGTACAATGCCACTCACCCTGCAGAGGAGGAGACGGACATGGGCTGGAGACCCAAACCCAAATCAGAATTGGGCATCAGGGGCAGCCAAGGGGCCTCCCCCAAGACAAGCAGGACCACAGTGTCACCCAGTGGGGGGAAGCAAGCCTGCAAACCACCCCGCAGGACAGCCCCAGGCC ATAAATCCCAGAGCTGTAACTGTTACAAGCGCTTGGATCAGTGCAAACACAAAATCAGCCCTCATGAGGAGAGATTCCAGCTGCAGAACACAGAGGCCAAGACATTGTACCACTGTGACTGCACACGCAG GTTAGCACAGCGTCTGCGCAGGATGAGGGAGCCCAACGCAGTGGAGTCTCTGCTCTACAGCTTCGTCTCCTTGTCCTGTTTTGACCTGCGAGAGCGAGAGGAGTGTGACCAGGAGGGCCG ATGCACCATGCAGCAGACTGCTGTCCTTTCCAGGGCGAGGCACCTCCGTAAAGTCCTGAAGACTCGGCGAAGCGCTGAGGGGAGGGAGCTGGTCGAGGGAGCCCCCAAAGTGAAGAGACGGGCCACCAGCACGTCCAGGCCAGTTCCACTGTACGTCAGGTGTCTGAAGATGGTCGACTCCAGACTGAAACCAGAATTACTCACTGGACAGCCCCGCAATGACACCACCACGGACTGGAATATCTCGAAAGGGAGCAGCTATTAA
- the LOC121296830 gene encoding group 3 secretory phospholipase A2-like isoform X1, whose product MPTRKLLLLVIVVFTSAAAERQNVVYLEAARSKFTFCHLTRTASSKTGLRYLNFLSREDGGHSEALVLYQSTWDNSHRLQECVSTDDQVLTKTYLSYCQESLQTNSTFTNGPEILQDARSLVEPISPCVSSALPEDGTEPARRERRAAAAGESLPEERSVDLNPRSGDTARRKKRSWIVPGTLWCGRGTAAQNFTELGIFDQADLCCREHDHCKETISAFKIKYGIFNHHLYTLSHCECDQRFRQCLFGVNDTIANLVGYGFFNVIKVSCFVFQPKVQCTQLYWWGGCKKKQKAPFAVLRPATPYNATHPAEEETDMGWRPKPKSELGIRGSQGASPKTSRTTVSPSGGKQACKPPRRTAPGRECKQKQGKRGQNQGHTGVVGESKVTGNSGGKYPLLESTTLPGNRGDKSTVLEESTTVVNREGKTTTPEGPELPGSARGDTAERGHWLSGHRSENALPMVNPLFSGENNFESDRTRLNRPPLVRAAPEGHYKSQSCNCYKRLDQCKHKISPHEERFQLQNTEAKTLYHCDCTRRLAQRLRRMREPNAVESLLYSFVSLSCFDLREREECDQEGRCTMQQTAVLSRARHLRKVLKTRRSAEGRELVEGAPKVKRRATSTSRPVPLYVRCLKMVDSRLKPELLTGQPRNDTTTDWNISKGSSY is encoded by the exons ATGCCAACAAGAAAACTGCTGTTGCTTGTAATCGTGGTGTTCACCAGCGCAGCAGCAGAAAGACAGAATGTCGTCTACTTGGAGGCTGCAAGGAGTAAGTTCACTTTCTGCCACCTGACACGGACCGCGTCCTCCAAAACCGGTCTCAGATACCTCAACTTCCTGAGCCGAGAAGACGGGGGGCACTCTGAGGCGCTTGTACTATACCAGAGTACCTGGGACAATTCTCACCGGCTCCAGGAGTGCGTCAGCACCGATGACCAGGTCCTCACGAAGACCTATCTTTCTTACTGCCAAGAGAGTCTCCAGACGAACTCCACTTTCACAAACGGACCGGAGATCCTGCAGGACGCCCGTTCTCTGGTTGAACCCATCAGCCCGTGTGTCAGCAGTGCTTTGCCAGAGGATGGCACTGAACCAGCCCGGCGAGAGAGGAGGGCTGCGGCGGCTGGAGAATCGCTCCCTGAGGAGAGGTCCGTGGATTTAAATCCCAGGAGTGGAGACACAGCGCGGAGGAAAAAGCGATCGTGGATCGTACCCGGGACTCTTTGGTGTGGAAGAGGAACTGCAGCGCAAAACTTCACGGAATTAG GGATCTTTGACCAGGCAGACCTGTGCTGCAGAGAACACGACCACTGTAAAGAGACGATAtcagcattcaaaataaaatatgggATCTTCAACCATCACCTGTACACTCTGTCCCACTGCGAGTGTGACCAAAGATTCAGACAGTGCTTGTTTGGTGTGAATGATACCATTGCTAATCTGGTTGGGTATGGCTTCTTCAACGTCATTAAGGTTTCCTGCTTCGTCTTCCAACCCAAAGTACAGTGCACCCAGCTGTACTGGTGGGGCGG GTGtaagaaaaaacagaaagcacCTTTTGCCGTCCTCCGTCCTGCCACACCGTACAATGCCACTCACCCTGCAGAGGAGGAGACGGACATGGGCTGGAGACCCAAACCCAAATCAGAATTGGGCATCAGGGGCAGCCAAGGGGCCTCCCCCAAGACAAGCAGGACCACAGTGTCACCCAGTGGGGGGAAGCAAGCCTGCAAACCACCCCGCAGGACAGCCCCAGGCCGTGAGTGCAAGCAGAAGCAGGGCAAGAGGGGGCAAAACCAAGGACACACAGGGGTGGTGGGAGAGTCCAAAGTGACAGGGAACAGTGGGGGTAAATATCCACTTTTGGAAAGTACCACATTGCCAGGCAACAGAGGAGACAAAAGTACAGTTTTGGAAGAGTCCACAACGGTAGTGAACAGAGAGGGAAAAACCACCACGCCGGAAGGTCCAGAGTTGCCAGGAAGTGCAAGGGGAGACACCGCAGAAAGAGGTCACTGGCTGTCGGGTCACAGGTCAGAGAATGCCCTGCCCATGGTTAACCCCTTGTTTTCTGGTGAAAATAACTTTGAATCCGACAGGACTAGGCTCAACAGACCGCCCCTTGTGAGGGCGGCACCCGAGGGACACT ATAAATCCCAGAGCTGTAACTGTTACAAGCGCTTGGATCAGTGCAAACACAAAATCAGCCCTCATGAGGAGAGATTCCAGCTGCAGAACACAGAGGCCAAGACATTGTACCACTGTGACTGCACACGCAG GTTAGCACAGCGTCTGCGCAGGATGAGGGAGCCCAACGCAGTGGAGTCTCTGCTCTACAGCTTCGTCTCCTTGTCCTGTTTTGACCTGCGAGAGCGAGAGGAGTGTGACCAGGAGGGCCG ATGCACCATGCAGCAGACTGCTGTCCTTTCCAGGGCGAGGCACCTCCGTAAAGTCCTGAAGACTCGGCGAAGCGCTGAGGGGAGGGAGCTGGTCGAGGGAGCCCCCAAAGTGAAGAGACGGGCCACCAGCACGTCCAGGCCAGTTCCACTGTACGTCAGGTGTCTGAAGATGGTCGACTCCAGACTGAAACCAGAATTACTCACTGGACAGCCCCGCAATGACACCACCACGGACTGGAATATCTCGAAAGGGAGCAGCTATTAA